A region of Streptomyces cinnamoneus DNA encodes the following proteins:
- the dnaG gene encoding DNA primase, which translates to MAGRINDDDVKAVRDAVPIDAVVSEYLQLRNAGGGNLKGLCPFHDEKSPSFQVSPAKGLFYCFGCQTGGDTVDFVMKIDHLSFSETIERLASQAGITLRYEEGGYTPGRQQGERIRLVEAHKHAARFYADQLAGPEAEIGRKFLAGRGFDQAAAEHFGVGYSPAGWDHLTRFLRGKGFSDKELLLSGLAQDSRSGKPIDRFRGRLMWPIRDITGEVIGFGARKLRDDDNGPKYLNTPETAIYKKSHVLYGIDLAKKDIAKTNRAVVVEGYTDVMACHLAGVTTAIATCGTAFAGDHIKILRRLLMDNAASEVVFTFDGDAAGQKAALRAFEDDQKFAAETSIAITPGGMDPCELRLAEGDAAVAALVETRTPLFAFAIRQVVARHNLDTAEGRAAALEAAAPIVANIKNGAIQHEYAVQLAGMLGILDTQFVVRRVGQLARWARDRGQRPDARTAQRQAPQQPAPQPQAARGPALNLRSPAALTERELLKLALQRPELVAPAFDAYGEDEFTAQPYVAVRRAIEQAGGVGHAADGYLARVREAAPDDTVRALVTELAVEAIRSKNVDEAYAGVQLVQVRLRAVERRVKDVQASLVRLGAQADPAQLAAVQNELWVLEQYGRALKDRGAAAL; encoded by the coding sequence GTGGCAGGCAGGATCAACGATGACGACGTGAAGGCGGTCCGGGACGCGGTCCCGATCGACGCCGTCGTGTCCGAGTACCTCCAGCTGCGCAACGCGGGCGGCGGCAATCTGAAGGGCCTCTGCCCGTTCCACGACGAGAAGTCCCCGTCCTTCCAGGTCAGCCCGGCCAAGGGGCTCTTCTACTGCTTCGGCTGCCAGACGGGCGGGGACACGGTCGACTTCGTCATGAAGATCGACCACCTCTCCTTCTCCGAGACGATCGAGCGCCTCGCCTCCCAGGCCGGCATCACCCTGCGGTACGAGGAGGGCGGCTACACCCCCGGCCGCCAGCAGGGCGAGCGGATCCGCCTGGTCGAGGCCCACAAGCACGCGGCGCGGTTCTACGCCGACCAGCTGGCGGGCCCCGAGGCGGAGATCGGCCGGAAGTTCCTGGCGGGCCGCGGCTTCGACCAGGCCGCCGCCGAGCACTTCGGCGTCGGCTACAGCCCCGCCGGCTGGGACCACCTCACCCGATTCCTGCGCGGCAAGGGCTTCAGCGACAAGGAGCTGCTCCTGTCCGGCCTCGCCCAGGACAGCCGCAGCGGCAAGCCCATCGACCGCTTCCGCGGCCGCCTCATGTGGCCCATCCGCGACATCACCGGCGAGGTCATCGGCTTCGGCGCCCGCAAGCTCCGCGACGACGACAACGGCCCCAAGTACCTCAACACCCCCGAAACGGCGATCTACAAGAAGTCGCACGTCCTCTACGGCATCGACCTCGCCAAGAAGGACATCGCCAAGACCAACCGCGCCGTGGTCGTCGAGGGCTACACCGACGTCATGGCCTGCCACCTCGCCGGCGTCACCACCGCCATCGCCACCTGCGGCACCGCCTTCGCCGGCGACCACATCAAGATCCTGCGCCGGCTGCTGATGGACAACGCCGCCTCGGAGGTCGTCTTCACCTTCGACGGCGACGCCGCCGGCCAGAAGGCCGCCCTGCGCGCCTTCGAGGACGACCAGAAGTTCGCCGCCGAGACCTCCATCGCCATCACCCCCGGCGGCATGGACCCCTGCGAGCTGCGGCTGGCCGAGGGCGACGCCGCCGTGGCCGCGCTCGTCGAGACCCGCACCCCGCTGTTCGCCTTCGCCATCCGCCAGGTCGTCGCCCGGCACAACCTGGACACCGCCGAGGGCCGCGCCGCCGCCCTGGAAGCCGCCGCGCCGATCGTCGCGAACATCAAGAACGGCGCCATCCAGCATGAGTACGCGGTCCAGCTCGCCGGCATGCTCGGCATCCTCGACACCCAGTTCGTCGTCCGCCGCGTCGGCCAGCTCGCCCGCTGGGCCCGCGACCGCGGCCAGCGCCCCGACGCCCGCACGGCGCAGCGCCAGGCCCCGCAGCAGCCGGCCCCGCAGCCGCAGGCCGCGCGCGGCCCGGCGCTCAACCTCCGCAGCCCCGCCGCCCTGACCGAGCGCGAGCTGCTCAAGCTCGCCCTCCAGCGCCCCGAGCTGGTGGCGCCCGCCTTCGACGCCTACGGCGAGGACGAGTTCACCGCACAGCCCTACGTGGCCGTCCGCCGGGCCATCGAGCAGGCCGGCGGCGTCGGCCACGCCGCCGACGGCTATCTCGCCCGGGTCCGCGAGGCCGCCCCCGACGACACCGTCCGCGCCCTGGTCACCGAGCTCGCCGTCGAGGCCATCCGCAGCAAGAACGTGGACGAGGCCTACGCCGGCGTCCAGCTCGTCCAGGTCCGCCTGCGGGCCGTCGAGCGCCGCGTCAAGGACGTCCAGGCCTCCCTGGTCCGCCTGGGCGCCCAGGCGGACCCCGCCCAGCTGGCCGCCGTGCAGAACGAACTGTGGGTCCTGGAGCAGTACGGCCGCGCCCTGAAGGACCGCGGCGCCGCCGCGCTGTAG
- a CDS encoding deoxyguanosinetriphosphate triphosphohydrolase, which produces MNGSSGRTEGRPRGGAHDRTEGGAEGTAVPGYDAADLERWAPEPDKRPGRTAFQRDRARVLHSAALRRLAGKTQVVTPGVTGVQAWDASPRTRLTHSLECAQVGRELGAALGCDPDLVEVACLAHDLGHPPFGHNGEQALDEVARPCGGFEGNAQSLRLLTRLEPKRFVAGPGPGGMVSVGLNLTRAALDAATKYPWPRGGHPTDPGSRKFGVYADDVPVYAWLRQGAPGHRQSFEAQVMDWADDVAYSVHDVEDGLHAGHLDPKALLAGPERREVFAVAARRYAPGAAEQELAEALDRLLEQEWWPHGYDGSAVAQARLKDATSQLIGRFCLAAEGATRAAWGAGRLTRYRAELVVPRGTRLECAVLKAVADRYVIQREDQEKLRAEQRVVIAELGEALVARAPDGLDPQFRSLFTEAADDAGRLRAVVDQIAALTDSSARSLHARLTGGPAGSGTGPG; this is translated from the coding sequence ATGAACGGCAGCTCAGGCAGGACCGAAGGCAGGCCCCGGGGCGGGGCGCACGACCGGACCGAAGGCGGAGCGGAGGGCACCGCCGTCCCCGGGTACGACGCGGCCGACCTCGAGCGCTGGGCCCCCGAGCCCGACAAGCGCCCCGGCCGCACCGCCTTCCAGCGCGACCGCGCCCGCGTGCTGCACTCCGCCGCCCTGCGCCGCCTGGCCGGCAAGACCCAGGTGGTCACCCCCGGCGTCACCGGCGTCCAGGCCTGGGACGCCAGCCCCCGCACCCGCCTGACCCACTCCCTGGAGTGCGCCCAGGTGGGCCGGGAGCTGGGCGCCGCCCTCGGCTGCGACCCCGACCTCGTCGAGGTCGCCTGCCTGGCGCACGACCTCGGCCACCCGCCCTTCGGGCACAACGGCGAGCAGGCCCTGGACGAAGTCGCCCGGCCCTGCGGCGGCTTCGAGGGCAACGCCCAGTCGCTGCGCCTGCTCACCCGGCTCGAACCCAAGCGCTTCGTCGCGGGCCCCGGCCCCGGCGGCATGGTGAGCGTCGGGCTCAACCTCACGCGCGCCGCCCTGGACGCCGCCACCAAGTACCCCTGGCCGCGCGGAGGGCACCCCACCGACCCCGGCTCGCGGAAGTTCGGCGTCTACGCCGACGACGTGCCCGTCTACGCGTGGCTCCGGCAGGGCGCCCCCGGCCACCGGCAGAGCTTCGAGGCCCAGGTCATGGACTGGGCCGACGACGTGGCCTACTCGGTGCACGACGTCGAGGACGGCCTCCACGCCGGCCACCTCGACCCGAAGGCGCTGCTCGCCGGGCCCGAGCGCCGCGAGGTCTTCGCCGTCGCCGCCCGCCGCTACGCCCCCGGGGCCGCCGAACAGGAGCTGGCCGAGGCCCTCGACCGGCTCCTGGAACAGGAGTGGTGGCCGCACGGCTACGACGGCTCGGCCGTCGCCCAGGCCCGGCTCAAGGACGCCACCAGCCAGCTCATCGGCCGCTTCTGCCTCGCCGCCGAAGGGGCCACCCGGGCCGCCTGGGGGGCCGGCCGGCTCACCCGCTACCGCGCCGAACTGGTCGTGCCCCGGGGCACGCGCCTGGAGTGCGCGGTGCTCAAGGCCGTCGCCGACCGGTACGTCATACAGCGCGAGGACCAGGAGAAGCTCCGCGCCGAGCAGCGCGTGGTCATCGCCGAGCTGGGCGAGGCCCTCGTCGCCCGCGCGCCCGACGGCCTCGACCCGCAGTTCCGCTCGCTGTTCACCGAGGCCGCCGACGACGCCGGCCGGCTGCGCGCGGTCGTCGACCAGATCGCCGCCCTCACCGACAGCTCCGCCCGCTCCCTGCACGCCCGTCTCACCGGCGGGCCGGCCGGCTCCGGAACCGGTCCCGGGTGA
- a CDS encoding FGGY family carbohydrate kinase, producing MGIVAGLDSSSESTRIVVCDADTGTVLRQGYAPHPPSSPEGDPQAWLISLGEAAAGGLLEGVQAIGVSAQQHGLLTLDAGGVLVRPALLGNDKRVQAAAADLTEALGGRTAWAEAVGAVPQAAQPLAKLRWLARNEPESAARVAAVLQPHDWLVWQLLGRPLRRTTDRGDASGTGFWSAATESWRPDLVELALGRQTSLPDVLGPAEPAGHTPEGLLISAGTGETMAAAFGLGLGLGDAVISLGASGSVFAVHHSALADSSGTITSFADATGMHLPVVHTLNAVRVLRGTAELLGTDLPGLSDLALASSPGSYGMVMLPYLEGERTPHLPHTAGSLTGLRRESMKREHLARAAFEGMLCGLTDALDVLRGRGVDVRRVFLLGAAAELPAVQATAPSLFGTQVVVPQPADYAALGAARQAAWSLGVQQGVLSPQQPPLWPAAATQVFEPTGDELAVGHAVRQQYTTVREQTHPGAFGTG from the coding sequence ATGGGCATAGTCGCCGGGTTGGACAGTTCCTCAGAGAGCACGCGCATCGTCGTCTGCGACGCGGACACGGGCACCGTGCTCCGGCAGGGGTACGCGCCCCATCCCCCGTCCTCCCCCGAGGGCGATCCGCAGGCGTGGCTGATCTCGCTCGGTGAGGCGGCCGCCGGCGGTCTGCTGGAGGGCGTGCAGGCCATCGGCGTCTCCGCCCAGCAGCACGGCCTGCTCACGCTGGACGCCGGCGGTGTGCTCGTACGCCCCGCCCTGCTCGGCAACGACAAGCGGGTCCAGGCCGCCGCGGCCGACCTCACCGAGGCGCTCGGCGGCCGGACCGCCTGGGCGGAGGCCGTCGGGGCGGTGCCGCAGGCGGCGCAGCCGCTGGCGAAGCTGCGCTGGCTGGCCCGCAACGAACCCGAGTCCGCGGCCCGTGTGGCGGCGGTGCTCCAGCCGCACGACTGGCTGGTCTGGCAGCTGCTGGGCCGGCCCCTGCGGCGCACGACGGACCGCGGGGACGCCTCCGGCACGGGCTTCTGGTCGGCGGCCACCGAGAGCTGGCGGCCGGACCTGGTCGAGCTGGCGCTGGGCCGGCAGACGTCGCTGCCCGACGTGCTGGGCCCCGCCGAGCCCGCCGGGCACACCCCGGAGGGACTGCTGATCTCCGCCGGGACGGGCGAGACGATGGCGGCCGCCTTCGGGCTGGGCCTGGGACTCGGCGACGCGGTGATCTCCCTGGGAGCCTCCGGCTCGGTCTTCGCCGTCCACCACAGCGCGCTCGCCGACTCCTCCGGCACCATCACGTCGTTCGCCGACGCCACCGGCATGCACCTGCCCGTCGTGCACACCCTCAACGCCGTCCGCGTCCTGCGCGGCACCGCCGAGCTGCTGGGCACCGACCTGCCGGGCCTGTCCGACCTCGCCCTCGCGTCCTCGCCCGGCTCGTACGGGATGGTGATGCTGCCGTACCTGGAGGGTGAGCGCACCCCGCACCTGCCGCACACCGCGGGCAGCCTGACCGGGCTGCGGCGCGAGAGCATGAAGCGCGAGCACCTGGCGCGGGCGGCCTTCGAGGGCATGCTCTGCGGGCTGACCGACGCCCTCGACGTGCTGCGCGGCCGCGGCGTGGACGTGCGCCGGGTCTTCCTGCTGGGCGCCGCGGCGGAGCTGCCGGCCGTGCAGGCGACGGCGCCGTCGCTGTTCGGCACCCAGGTCGTCGTGCCGCAGCCGGCGGACTACGCGGCGCTGGGGGCGGCCCGGCAGGCCGCCTGGTCGCTGGGCGTGCAGCAGGGCGTGCTGTCCCCGCAGCAGCCGCCGCTGTGGCCGGCCGCGGCCACCCAGGTGTTCGAGCCGACGGGCGACGAGCTGGCCGTGGGGCACGCGGTGCGCCAGCAGTACACGACCGTGCGCGAGCAGACCCACCCCGGGGCCTTCGGCACCGGGTGA
- a CDS encoding RNA polymerase sigma factor, translating to MGGGPAAAAPERSAARSAASAAITLEVAPVQTRTPTLPQVPADPAPTVPQQAEPPASEPPALTEEAAPEPAARADTSGPSSDLFRQYLREIGRIPLLTAAEEVELARRVEAGLFAEEKLGNTPDLDTQLALDLDRLVVLGRMAKRRLIEANLRLVVSVAKRYIGRGLTMLDLVQEGNLGLIRAVEKFDYARGYKFSTYATWWIRQAMSRALADQARTIRVPVHVVELINRVVRVQRRMLQERGYEPTAEEVAVHLDLSEERVSEVLRLAQEPVSLHAPVGEEDDVALGDLIEDGDATSPVESAAFLLLREHLEAVLSTLGERERKVVQLRYGLADGRPRTLEEIGRIFGVTRERIRQIESKTLNKLRDHAFADQLRGYLD from the coding sequence GTGGGCGGAGGTCCCGCCGCCGCCGCGCCCGAACGCTCCGCCGCACGCTCTGCCGCCTCAGCAGCGATCACCCTGGAGGTCGCCCCCGTGCAGACCCGGACCCCGACCCTGCCCCAGGTCCCGGCCGATCCGGCACCGACCGTGCCGCAGCAGGCCGAGCCGCCCGCGTCCGAGCCCCCGGCCCTCACCGAGGAGGCGGCGCCGGAGCCGGCCGCGCGGGCCGATACCAGCGGCCCGTCCTCCGACCTCTTCCGCCAGTACCTCCGCGAGATCGGCCGGATCCCGCTGCTGACGGCGGCCGAGGAGGTGGAGCTGGCCCGCCGTGTCGAAGCCGGCCTGTTCGCCGAGGAGAAGCTCGGCAACACCCCCGACCTCGACACCCAACTCGCCCTCGACCTCGACCGGCTGGTGGTCCTGGGCCGCATGGCCAAGCGCCGCCTCATCGAGGCCAACCTGCGCCTCGTCGTCTCCGTCGCCAAGCGCTACATCGGCCGCGGGCTGACGATGCTCGACCTGGTTCAGGAGGGAAACCTGGGACTCATCCGGGCAGTTGAGAAATTCGACTACGCCCGGGGCTACAAGTTCTCGACGTACGCGACCTGGTGGATCCGGCAGGCCATGTCCCGGGCGCTCGCCGACCAGGCGCGCACCATCCGCGTCCCCGTCCACGTCGTCGAGCTGATCAACCGCGTGGTGCGGGTCCAGCGGCGCATGCTCCAGGAGCGCGGCTACGAACCCACCGCCGAGGAGGTGGCCGTCCACCTCGACCTCTCCGAGGAGCGCGTCAGCGAGGTGCTGCGGCTCGCCCAGGAGCCCGTGTCGCTGCACGCGCCTGTGGGGGAGGAGGACGACGTCGCGCTCGGCGACCTCATCGAGGACGGCGACGCCACCTCGCCCGTGGAGTCGGCCGCCTTCCTGCTGCTGCGCGAGCACCTGGAGGCCGTGCTGTCGACGCTGGGGGAGCGCGAGCGCAAGGTCGTCCAGCTGCGGTACGGGCTGGCCGACGGCCGGCCGCGGACGCTGGAGGAGATCGGCCGGATCTTCGGGGTGACGCGGGAGCGGATCCGGCAGATCGAGTCCAAGACCCTCAACAAGCTGCGCGACCACGCGTTCGCCGACCAGCTGCGCGGCTATCTGGACTGA
- a CDS encoding GNAT family N-acetyltransferase: MRPPRTALVPARDVLALRHAVLRPGLPAEAAAFPEDAAPATFHVAAHDAQGRVRACATFLPQPLPDTGEEAYRLRGMASDPAVRGLGYGVAVLRAGLAEAAARGACLVWCNGRSGARGFYERQGFEVRGEEFLVEGVGPHFVCAIKLPAAGGGGDVRPGP; this comes from the coding sequence ATGAGGCCGCCGCGCACCGCGCTGGTCCCGGCCCGGGACGTCCTCGCCCTGCGCCACGCCGTCCTGCGGCCGGGCCTGCCGGCCGAGGCCGCCGCCTTCCCCGAGGACGCCGCGCCCGCCACCTTCCACGTCGCGGCCCACGACGCGCAGGGGAGGGTGCGGGCCTGCGCCACCTTCCTCCCCCAGCCCCTGCCGGACACGGGCGAGGAGGCGTACCGCCTGCGCGGCATGGCCAGCGACCCCGCCGTGCGCGGCCTCGGCTACGGCGTCGCCGTCCTGCGGGCCGGCCTCGCCGAGGCCGCGGCCCGCGGCGCCTGCCTGGTGTGGTGCAACGGCCGCAGCGGGGCCCGCGGCTTCTACGAGCGGCAGGGCTTCGAGGTGCGGGGCGAGGAGTTCCTGGTCGAAGGGGTGGGCCCGCACTTCGTCTGCGCGATCAAGCTGCCCGCCGCCGGTGGAGGCGGGGATGTCCGACCCGGGCCGTAG
- a CDS encoding NAD(P)/FAD-dependent oxidoreductase, with the protein MVDAHQTFVIVGGGLAGAKAAETLRSEGFTGRVILICDEREHPYERPPLSKGYLTGRDARDSVFVHKPDWYARADVELHLGQPAVHLDRAAKSVRLGDGTVVHYDKLLLATGAEPRRLDIPGTGLAGVHHLRRLAHAERLRGVLSSLGRDNGHLVIAGAGWIGLEVAAAARGYGAEVTVVEPEPTPLHTVLGPELGQLFTDLHSEHGVRFHFGARLTEIAGHDGMVLAARTDDGEEHPAHAVLAAIGAASRTALAEAAGLALVDRADGGGVAVDASLRTSDPDVYAAGDVAAAEHPWLGTRLRVEHWANALNEGPAAARAMLGAEVSYDRVPYFFSDQYDVGMEYSGYAPPGSYDQVVCRGDVGKREFIAFWLSEGRLLAGMNVNVWDVTGPIQRLIRAGARVDPEALADPGVPLDTLAAS; encoded by the coding sequence GTGGTGGACGCACACCAGACGTTCGTCATCGTCGGAGGGGGTCTGGCCGGAGCGAAGGCGGCCGAGACCCTCCGCAGCGAGGGCTTCACCGGCCGGGTGATCCTCATCTGTGACGAACGCGAGCACCCCTACGAGCGCCCACCGCTCTCCAAGGGGTACCTCACGGGCCGCGACGCCCGCGACAGCGTCTTCGTCCACAAGCCCGACTGGTACGCCCGGGCCGACGTCGAACTCCACCTCGGCCAGCCCGCCGTCCACCTCGACCGCGCGGCCAAGTCCGTCCGCCTCGGCGACGGCACCGTCGTGCACTACGACAAGCTGCTGCTGGCCACCGGCGCCGAACCCCGCCGCCTCGACATCCCCGGCACGGGCCTGGCCGGCGTCCACCACCTGCGCCGCCTCGCGCACGCCGAGCGGCTGCGCGGCGTGCTGTCCTCCCTCGGCCGGGACAACGGCCACCTCGTCATCGCCGGAGCCGGCTGGATCGGCCTGGAAGTGGCCGCCGCCGCCCGGGGGTACGGCGCCGAAGTGACCGTCGTCGAGCCCGAGCCCACCCCGCTGCACACCGTCCTCGGCCCCGAACTCGGCCAGCTCTTCACCGATCTGCACAGCGAGCACGGCGTCCGCTTCCACTTCGGCGCCCGCCTCACCGAGATCGCCGGCCACGACGGCATGGTCCTGGCCGCCCGCACCGACGACGGCGAGGAGCACCCCGCGCACGCCGTGCTCGCCGCCATCGGCGCGGCCTCCCGCACCGCCCTCGCCGAGGCCGCCGGGCTCGCCCTCGTCGACCGCGCCGACGGCGGCGGCGTCGCCGTCGACGCCTCCCTGCGCACGTCCGACCCCGACGTCTACGCCGCGGGCGACGTCGCCGCCGCCGAGCACCCGTGGCTGGGCACCCGGCTGCGCGTGGAGCACTGGGCCAACGCCCTGAACGAGGGCCCCGCCGCGGCCCGCGCCATGCTGGGCGCGGAGGTCTCCTACGACCGGGTGCCCTACTTCTTCTCCGACCAGTACGACGTGGGCATGGAGTACTCCGGCTACGCCCCGCCCGGCTCCTACGACCAGGTGGTGTGCCGGGGCGATGTCGGCAAGCGGGAGTTCATCGCCTTCTGGCTGAGCGAGGGACGGCTGCTGGCCGGCATGAACGTCAACGTGTGGGACGTCACCGGGCCCATCCAGCGCCTCATCCGCGCCGGTGCCCGCGTGGACCCCGAGGCCCTGGCGGACCCGGGTGTGCCGCTGGACACGCTGGCCGCCTCATGA